One Aegilops tauschii subsp. strangulata cultivar AL8/78 chromosome 7, Aet v6.0, whole genome shotgun sequence genomic window carries:
- the LOC109756428 gene encoding uncharacterized protein: protein MTSPRAPKDKFYEKFINPYFPEVMQHPQSIEMRERMLHIRDILGQRRTGSVEARLEALEQEVLKCQGMVEHGLNANHSMITKFTRDHKLDTKDIGEAISKLHKKNEHLHAQIYDLQNQNCDYEYIFNRMSLAAYLRIPEIR, encoded by the coding sequence ATGACTTCTCCAAgagcccccaaggacaagttttaTGAGAAGTTCATCAACCCCTACTTTCCAGAGGTGATGCAACACCCTCAatccattgagatgcgtgagagGATGCTCCACATCCGGGACATTCTGGGGCaacggaggaccggaagcgtggaggcCAGGCTCGAAGCATTGGAGCAGGAGGTCTTgaagtgccaagggatggtggaacacggactcaacgccaaccatTCCATGATCACGAAATTCACCCGTGACCACAAGCTGGACACCAAGGATATTGGAGAGGCCATCTCCAAGCTTCATAAGAAAAACGAGCATCTCCatgcccagatctatgacctgcaaaaccaaaactgtgactATGAATACATATTTAataggatgagtttggctgcataTTTGAGGATTCCGGAGATTCGTTAA